CCCGGACTCTGAAGGTCGGATCTTCCCATTGCAGTTTCTCCAACGAGGGGAGAAGTTTTTCCCGGTCGTCAACCCCGCGGGGTTCGACCGCCAGGGAAACGACCGGCTCGGGGACGGCTAACCCCTCCAGAATCAGGAGATGAGCGGGGTCGCACAGCGTATCCCCGGTAAGAGCTCCTTTGAGTCCGGTTACGGCGACGATGTCCCCTGCCCGGGCCGAATCAAGGCGCTCGCGTTTATGTGCGTGCATGCGAAAGAGCCTGGCGACCTTTTCCATGCTGCCGCGGCCGGCATTGCAAACTTCCTGCCCCACTCGCAGCGATCCCGAGTAGAGTCGCAGGTAAGTCAGTTTGCGTCCCTCGTCGGAGAGGACCTTGAAGGCGAGAGCGCATAGAGGTCCCTGGGGATCGCAGGCGAGGAGTTCGGCAGGTTCGCCGTCCTCGGGATGACGTGCGGAGACGGGCGGGGTTTCCAGGGGTGAAGGAAGATAGGCGCCGACGGCATCGAGAAGGGGCTGGATTCCCTTGTTGCGCAGCGCCGATCCGAGCAGAACCGGAAAAAGCCGGCAGGCCAGGGTCCCACGGCGCAGAGCGGCCATCAGCCTTTCCGGCCCCACTTCCCGGCCATCCAGAAAATCGGCGAGAATAGCATCGTCGAAGTCAGCCGCCGCCTCGACGATCCTTTCCCGAGCGGCATGCACTTCCTCGAGGCGCCCCTCGGGAACGGGACCGGCGGATACGGTACGGCCCTGGTCCGTCTCGTCGAAGGTGAGGAGCTGTTCGGACAGAAGGTCGATAACCCCCGAGAATTCCCCTTCCAGGCCCACCGGGAGCTGAAGCAGAACGGGCCTGGCTCCAAGCCGGTCCGCCATCTGGGTCAGCACCGACTCACAGTCGGCGCCGACCCGGTCGAGCTTGTTGATCAGACAGACCCGCGGCACCCGGTAGCGGTCGGCCTGGCGCCAGACCGATTCCGTCTGCGGCTGCACTCCTTCCACGGCGCTGAAGATGGCCACCGCCCCGTCGAGGACGCGAAGCGAGCGTTCCACCTCGATGGTGAAGTCGATGTGCCCGGGGGTGTCGATGAGATTGATCGTGCAGCTGCGCCAGCGGCAGGTGGTGCTCGTGGCCGTGATGGTGATCCCGCGCTCCTGTTCCTGGTCCATCCAGTCCATGGTGGCGGAGCCGTCGTGGACTTCGCCCATCTTATGGATTTCCCCGGTGTAGAAGAGGATACGCTCCGAAACCGTGGTTTTCCCGGCGTCGATATGGGAAATGATGCCGATATTGCGGATTTCCTGAAGATCCGGGTACTTCATGGCGCCTCGCTGCACATAAGTTGCCGGAAAGTATAGCGGAATTTGGAAGGAAGGCAAGAAGGGGCGGGTCTCGAACCCGCCCCTACGCTGTGGAGAATCCCTTGCGGATCTGGTAGAGGTTCTCCATCGGCAGATCGTTGAGCTCGAAATACTCCCGCTCCAGCTCCTCGACGTAAAAACGGTCCAGGCCGCTGTTGTCGAGGAAGTCTTCTCGCAGGACCGTATCCCGGTCGGCAATGATCCGCGGCAGCAGGTTGTGCAGGTAGATGGCTTCTTTTTTGATGTTCACCACCACGTTGCGGAACAGCTCCATAGGGATATCGCCCTCCAGCAAACCTTTAGCGCGCAGTTCGTCGGTGATCTCGGTGCGCAGGGCATCCTGTTCGGCCCGGGTATTGTATCGGGAGTAAAAGTTGCGGATCCTGTCCTTGACATGGTTGCGGAGGGTAACGGCTAGGCGCTCCTGACGGTCGATTTCCTTCAACTGCCGCAGCAGACCCTGCACCGTCATCCTGCCGTCTTCGATTCCGTTCAACCCTTCCTCGAGGCAAAGCACTTTTTTGCGTCCGAACTGACCCAGGTATTTGTTTTCAAGAATTCCGGTGAAGAAGAGTTCCTTGAACAGACCGCCGGAGAGTTCGGCAAAGGCCTTCCGATTTCCGAGAAGACTGCGGATCAACTCTTCGGAAAAACGAACGTTCTCCATGAAGGCCAGTTGATTGATCCCCGCCGAGGCATTGTCGTAACGATCGAAGTAGGTAATGATGGCGGAGAAGCTTTCGAGGAGGGTAAGGTCGGCGCCGTCCCGAATCTTCTCGTCACAGGCCTTGCCTGTTTCGAGGAGAATCTGCTCGAAGGTATGATCGCGGTTCTCACTGGCGCGCCGCTTGGCCCTAAGCAATTTGATCATGTCCTCCCGGTCGATGCCGGCGTCGATCTGCTGTGAATGGAGGAACAACCCCTCCAGGATCTGTCGGGTTTCGGCAATATAATCCTGGTCCCACAGATCGACGAGATTGTCGTGTTTGAGCATCTCATCCAGGGTGTAGAAGAGGGCGGAGGGAATCTTGTTGCGCACGGAAAGGGTTTTCAGGCGGGTCAGGCGGGCGTTTTCGAGCTGATTGATGGACCCCTTGAGGTTGCAGTCGATAAGGATGTTTTTGTATTCGTCGACAATCCGCCGATTGTCGGGATGCTTGTACATCACATTGATGCGAATTCGCTCCTGCTGGTATTCGTCGATGCCGAGGCTTTCCGCCAGATGCTGCAGCTTTCCGAATTCTTCTTCGGGAATGGACTTATTCCGCTGATAGAGATCATTGAAGGCGTCATGGTAGATTTTATGCTTCTTGTGAATCAGTTTTATGAGATACAGGGAGCTCTTATGGCCCAAAAGCCCGAGTATTTCATCGACTAGATCCGCATCATCCTCTTCGCTTACTCCGGGACTTCGTTTCAGAAGCTTGCCCAGAAGCCGCAGAAGTCCTTCCTGCTGCTCCGGAAGGGTTCCGGCAACCGACCCGGTCAGAAAAAAGAAATAATTGCAGACGGCATTCCCTTCGAAAAACATCTTTTCGTAACTCTGGCTGCCTTCGGTGCGGCCGCTGAAGGAAAGACTGCCGTCTTCCCGGAAAGTGGCCCCGTACAGGACCAGGCGGTTGCGCACATCGCCTTTGGCCAGATCGGCCAGGGGCAGATCAACCCCGAACATATATTCGCAGAAAGAGCCGCCGTTACCCCGGTGGCTTATTCCTTCCTCCCCCAGCACGAATTCGTTTCCCGGCGAGAAGAAGCGCAGATCGAAGCCCTTGGTCTCGTAAAAATAACACCGGTAAGCGTCCCTGGCCGCGGCCGTGGCGAAGTATTCGATGGTGTCGTTGATGTGCCCGTGGAGGCGAATTTCCTGATGCATGAGATTTGTTCCGAAACGATTCGGGAAACCGGTGAAAACCGCCGCCTAAATGCGCGCCTGATCTCCTCGATTCAGACACAGCTCAACCTGTTGACCGTCGAAAGCCAGTTCCACCCCGCCCGGCAGCGTTTTGTTGCAATCGGCATGTTCCACCTCGTGGCTCAGGTGGGTCAGCAGGGTTCGTCCGGCGCGCAGGCGGGCGGACATCTCGATCGCCTGTGGGATATTGAAGTGAGTCGAATGGGGTCGAAAACGCAGACCGTCGATCACAAGAACTTCAAGATCCTGCAGCCGCCGTTGCGACGCCTCCGGAATGGCGCTGCAGTCGGTCAGATAAGCGAAGGGGCCGATCCGAAAGCCCAGAGAACTGCCGCTGCCGTGATGCAGGGGGAGCGGTTCCACCGATAGGCCGAACAATTCAAAAGGGCCGCTGATCTGTCGGGGATCCAGCCGTGGGCGGTATCCCTCCTCGGCTTCCTCACTGAAAATATAGCTGAAATTTCTCCGGATGGATGCAATCGTCTCTGCGGAACCGTAAATGGGAATCGCCCGGCCCGCGACGAAGTTGAAAGGTCGCAGATCGTCGATGCCGTGGACATGGTCGGCATGGGTGTGGGTATAGAGAACCGCGTCGATACGTTTGATCTTCTCTCGCAGGGACTGCTGCCGCAGATCAGTGGTCGTGTCGATGAGAATATTTCTGCCCCCATGAGAGATCAGGGCGCTGCAACGGGTCCGCGAATTCCGCGGATCGTGCGATGTACATACGGCGCAGGGACATGCGACGACCGGAACGCCTGTACTGGTCCCGGATCCGAGAATGGTGACGGTCATGGTGGCGCTATTCATATCTTGAATGCGCCCACCTCGCCTTCCAGAGCCGACGTTTGCCTGACGAGGATCTCCACCACCTGATCGAGTTCGGCGGTACGGGCCGCATTGTTCTCAGAAATGCTGCGAACGTTGGAAACCGCTTCCACCACCTGACGACTGCGTTCGGTCTGCTCCCGGGTGGCGGCGTCGATGCGCTCGATCATGGTGCGGATTTTTTCCATGCTGGCATTGATCTGCCGGCTCCCCTTTGCCTGCTCTGCTGTGCTGAGTTTGCCTTGTGAAGCGATTTCCTTCATGGACTCGGCGGCTCTGGCGAGGTGCTGGGTGCCGTCACTCTGCTGCTTGATCGCGGTAGCGATCTGCCCCAGCATGGCGGCGACCTCGTTAATTGAATTAGTGATCTGGCGGCTCCCCCGGGACTGCTCCTGGGTGGCCCTTACAATGCCTCGCACCTGCTCAGTCGCAGTCAGGGTGCTGCTGCGGATCTTATCCAGAGCGGTGCCGGCCACCCTGGAACGGGCCACCTCCAGGTGAACACGCTCGCTGCCGACCGTCATCGCCTTGACCGCTTCCTTCGTTCCGGACTGCAAGTTGCCTATGATCGTTGCAATTTCCTTGGTCGATACAGCGGTTCTGTCGGCGAGTTCGCGGATTTCGTCAGCCACAACGGCAAATCCCTTTCCATGTTCGCCGGCCTGGGCTGCGATGATGGCGGCATTAAGGGCCAGGAGGCTGGTCTGGTCGGCCACGTCATCAATCACTGTTAGGATCTTGCCGATGGCGCTGGACTGATTCCCCAGTTCCTGAATG
The genomic region above belongs to Desulfuromonas sp. TF and contains:
- the fusA gene encoding elongation factor G, yielding MKYPDLQEIRNIGIISHIDAGKTTVSERILFYTGEIHKMGEVHDGSATMDWMDQEQERGITITATSTTCRWRSCTINLIDTPGHIDFTIEVERSLRVLDGAVAIFSAVEGVQPQTESVWRQADRYRVPRVCLINKLDRVGADCESVLTQMADRLGARPVLLQLPVGLEGEFSGVIDLLSEQLLTFDETDQGRTVSAGPVPEGRLEEVHAARERIVEAAADFDDAILADFLDGREVGPERLMAALRRGTLACRLFPVLLGSALRNKGIQPLLDAVGAYLPSPLETPPVSARHPEDGEPAELLACDPQGPLCALAFKVLSDEGRKLTYLRLYSGSLRVGQEVCNAGRGSMEKVARLFRMHAHKRERLDSARAGDIVAVTGLKGALTGDTLCDPAHLLILEGLAVPEPVVSLAVEPRGVDDREKLLPSLEKLQWEDPTFRVREDEDTGQTILTGMGELHLEVITTRLGREFGVRVQTGRPQVVYRETLGRQIERREVFHREAEGRIQGGEVLLRLTPLARGKGLQIILPEAEGFTLPAELRENLRRSLEQACAAGVRAGYPLTDLQVEVLEAPFEAGITTDLGLRAAAQRGLAMAAREASPTLLEPVMALEVTVPSEHAGKVLGTLQQKRGRVEGMLSRSDIEVIRASVPLSEMFGYMTELRSATRGRGTFTMEFSHFDQAPEETLRRFGLL
- a CDS encoding TIGR04442 family protein, whose translation is MHQEIRLHGHINDTIEYFATAAARDAYRCYFYETKGFDLRFFSPGNEFVLGEEGISHRGNGGSFCEYMFGVDLPLADLAKGDVRNRLVLYGATFREDGSLSFSGRTEGSQSYEKMFFEGNAVCNYFFFLTGSVAGTLPEQQEGLLRLLGKLLKRSPGVSEEDDADLVDEILGLLGHKSSLYLIKLIHKKHKIYHDAFNDLYQRNKSIPEEEFGKLQHLAESLGIDEYQQERIRINVMYKHPDNRRIVDEYKNILIDCNLKGSINQLENARLTRLKTLSVRNKIPSALFYTLDEMLKHDNLVDLWDQDYIAETRQILEGLFLHSQQIDAGIDREDMIKLLRAKRRASENRDHTFEQILLETGKACDEKIRDGADLTLLESFSAIITYFDRYDNASAGINQLAFMENVRFSEELIRSLLGNRKAFAELSGGLFKELFFTGILENKYLGQFGRKKVLCLEEGLNGIEDGRMTVQGLLRQLKEIDRQERLAVTLRNHVKDRIRNFYSRYNTRAEQDALRTEITDELRAKGLLEGDIPMELFRNVVVNIKKEAIYLHNLLPRIIADRDTVLREDFLDNSGLDRFYVEELEREYFELNDLPMENLYQIRKGFSTA
- a CDS encoding GPMC system MBL fold metallohydrolase codes for the protein MTVTILGSGTSTGVPVVACPCAVCTSHDPRNSRTRCSALISHGGRNILIDTTTDLRQQSLREKIKRIDAVLYTHTHADHVHGIDDLRPFNFVAGRAIPIYGSAETIASIRRNFSYIFSEEAEEGYRPRLDPRQISGPFELFGLSVEPLPLHHGSGSSLGFRIGPFAYLTDCSAIPEASQRRLQDLEVLVIDGLRFRPHSTHFNIPQAIEMSARLRAGRTLLTHLSHEVEHADCNKTLPGGVELAFDGQQVELCLNRGDQARI